A DNA window from Mesorhizobium sp. C432A contains the following coding sequences:
- a CDS encoding TIGR04290 family methyltransferase: protein MLHSHAEIRRRIDALGPWFHNMELAGVQTAPNHFLGNYPLIKWRKFANAIPADLRGKAVLDIGCNAGFYSIEMKRRGADRVLGIDFDDAYLAQARFAAEVADCEIEFQKLSVYDVGSLRETFDVVLFMGVLYHLRHPLLALDLIREHVARDLMIFQSMQRGSADLPELEENYHFWTHDLFDQPQFPKLHFIEHRYADDPTNWWIPNRACTEAMLRSAGFEIVLHPEQEVYFCRAAGDPAGGGAIYPSKGQLHD from the coding sequence ATGCTGCATTCCCATGCCGAAATCCGCCGCCGCATCGATGCGCTCGGCCCATGGTTCCACAACATGGAACTTGCCGGCGTCCAAACCGCTCCCAACCATTTTCTGGGCAACTACCCGCTGATCAAATGGCGCAAATTTGCCAATGCCATTCCCGCTGATCTGAGGGGCAAGGCCGTACTCGATATCGGCTGCAATGCAGGATTTTACTCCATCGAGATGAAACGGCGAGGTGCTGACCGTGTCCTCGGCATCGATTTCGATGACGCCTACCTGGCGCAGGCTCGCTTTGCCGCCGAGGTTGCCGATTGCGAGATCGAATTCCAGAAGCTTTCGGTCTACGACGTCGGCTCGCTGCGCGAGACGTTCGATGTCGTGCTGTTCATGGGGGTGCTTTACCATTTGCGCCACCCCTTGCTCGCGCTCGACCTGATCCGCGAACATGTCGCCCGTGACCTGATGATCTTCCAGTCCATGCAGCGCGGCAGCGCGGATCTGCCCGAGTTGGAAGAAAACTATCATTTCTGGACGCATGACCTGTTCGACCAGCCGCAGTTTCCCAAGCTGCATTTTATCGAGCACCGCTATGCCGACGATCCCACCAACTGGTGGATTCCAAACCGCGCCTGCACCGAAGCGATGCTGCGCAGCGCCGGTTTCGAGATCGTTTTACACCCCGAGCAGGAGGTCTATTTCTGCCGCGCAGCCGGGGACCCGGCCGGCGGCGGCGCCATCTACCCCTCGAAAGGACAGCTCCATGATTGA
- a CDS encoding beta-xylosidase, with amino-acid sequence MIEAAMIWNEPNNKSHWDPELDPDWSRFARMAILSADAIASENPSLTKVLGGISPIDPGFITRMKEFGVLDHVDAVAVHGFPLDWNLWQIHEWPQKIGEIATVTNLPIWVSEVGVSTFGAEEIQVWGLKRTAELLIGNAPRIQWYSLYDLPREWEATTRHREAEGSSYYRHFHMGLLRQDGTPKPALEEFLRYTPAMGLVQWFHFEDPRLDNAVAWMKRLGVTNMRTGLSWADSFRPNALDWFDRQMEALADFDVTVTFCFTPQHRGMMPHHTSPPLAPEEFAEFCATMIRRYAPGMTSASLPTRRASAA; translated from the coding sequence ATGATTGAAGCCGCCATGATCTGGAACGAGCCCAACAACAAATCGCATTGGGACCCAGAGCTCGATCCCGATTGGAGCCGCTTTGCCAGGATGGCGATCTTGTCGGCTGACGCAATCGCGTCGGAGAACCCGTCTTTGACGAAAGTACTCGGTGGCATCTCGCCGATAGATCCGGGCTTTATCACCCGCATGAAGGAATTCGGCGTGCTGGACCATGTCGATGCCGTCGCCGTGCACGGCTTTCCGCTCGACTGGAACCTGTGGCAGATCCACGAATGGCCACAGAAGATTGGCGAGATCGCGACCGTCACCAACCTTCCCATCTGGGTCAGCGAAGTCGGCGTATCGACCTTCGGCGCGGAAGAAATCCAGGTTTGGGGGCTCAAGCGCACCGCTGAGTTGCTGATTGGCAACGCACCACGCATCCAGTGGTACAGCCTCTACGATCTTCCGCGCGAATGGGAAGCAACGACGCGGCATCGCGAGGCGGAGGGCTCTTCTTACTATCGACATTTCCACATGGGGCTGCTGCGCCAGGACGGTACGCCAAAACCTGCGCTGGAGGAGTTCCTGCGCTACACGCCCGCAATGGGGCTGGTGCAGTGGTTTCATTTCGAGGACCCCCGGCTGGACAATGCCGTCGCCTGGATGAAGCGGCTGGGCGTCACCAATATGCGCACGGGGCTTTCCTGGGCAGACAGCTTCCGGCCGAACGCGCTGGACTGGTTCGACCGGCAGATGGAGGCACTCGCCGATTTCGACGTGACGGTCACCTTTTGCTTTACACCGCAGCATCGGGGAATGATGCCCCACCACACCAGCCCGCCACTGGCGCCGGAGGAGTTCGCGGAATTCTGCGCAACCATGATCCGCCGCTATGCGCCCGGCATGACGTCCGCTTCGCTCCCGACGCGGCGGGCCTCGGCAGCGTGA
- a CDS encoding GNAT family N-acetyltransferase: MLRSEIIDDPVKFDALTPHWWKLWEQSSSATPFQSPAWLVPWWRAFAPGELATVAVWRGGDLVGLAPLYLEHGTAGSKLLPVGISLSDYLDILAVRDIEAAVVSTIAETICSVGWSQWILSDLPQNSAGLTIAHPGLTVERPVIHAACPVLAVAGDETLAGCVPARRRRQLRRARQAASRRGRLALASARGDQNFLNQLIRLHHARWVGHGGGVLADPTVQQFHGLSLPLLDAHGLVRCWLLAIDGTTVAAYYGFHHRGRAYAYLGGLDPAYAEESPGAILIGHAIAESIREDAREFDFLRGQEAYKYGWGAVDRWTMRRIWTRS, encoded by the coding sequence GTGTTGCGCAGCGAAATCATCGATGACCCCGTAAAATTCGATGCCTTGACGCCGCACTGGTGGAAACTGTGGGAGCAGAGTTCCTCTGCGACGCCGTTCCAATCCCCCGCCTGGCTGGTGCCATGGTGGCGCGCATTCGCACCCGGTGAACTGGCGACAGTCGCGGTCTGGCGTGGCGGCGATCTGGTCGGGCTGGCGCCACTCTATCTCGAGCATGGAACGGCCGGTTCGAAGCTGCTTCCGGTCGGTATTTCGCTCAGCGATTATCTGGACATCCTGGCTGTCCGGGATATCGAGGCGGCGGTCGTGTCCACAATTGCCGAAACGATCTGCTCGGTCGGGTGGTCACAATGGATCTTGTCTGATCTGCCGCAAAACAGTGCCGGTCTTACGATCGCGCATCCCGGTTTAACGGTCGAGAGGCCGGTAATTCATGCAGCCTGCCCCGTACTTGCTGTTGCCGGCGACGAAACGTTGGCCGGCTGCGTTCCCGCTCGGCGCAGGCGCCAGTTGCGCCGGGCGCGCCAAGCGGCGTCCAGACGCGGCCGGCTCGCGTTGGCGTCAGCTCGGGGTGATCAGAACTTCCTGAACCAATTGATCCGTCTGCACCATGCGCGCTGGGTTGGACATGGAGGTGGTGTCTTGGCCGATCCCACCGTGCAGCAGTTCCATGGGCTTTCACTTCCCTTGCTCGATGCTCACGGTCTGGTCCGATGCTGGTTGCTCGCGATCGATGGCACGACTGTCGCCGCCTATTACGGATTTCACCACCGTGGCCGCGCCTATGCCTATCTCGGCGGCCTCGATCCTGCTTATGCCGAGGAGAGCCCAGGTGCGATCCTGATCGGCCACGCGATCGCGGAGTCGATCCGCGAGGATGCGCGCGAGTTCGACTTCCTGCGCGGCCAGGAAGCCTACAAATATGGCTGGGGCGCCGTCGACAGGTGGACGATGCGGAGGATCTGGACGCGGAGTTGA
- a CDS encoding glycosyltransferase, with protein sequence MLPMHQTPDTLDELAASSTGGAAYGTEAQPAAALTVLNVAYPLAPVGPDAVGGAEQVLSMLDRELVRAGHRSIVIGCRGSSASGTLVEIPAENGVLDEAAKSRAQQAHRKAIAAARARWPIDVVHLHGIDFHAYLPDDGPTLVSLHLPLDWYPAEALRPTRDDLWLHAVSPTQQQTAPPGARLVAPIPNGVDIEALSLVQPKRDFALVLSRVCPEKGIHLALDAAKQAGVPLVIGGKVYPYETHTRYFRDEVQSRLDARRRFLGPLGFNAKRRFLNAARCLVIPSLAAETSSLVAMEALACGTPVVAFPNGALADVIEHGRTGFLVNTVDEMAQAILAAPSLDAEACRVEARRRFSLERMISSYMAAYQALAQLGTDCRRFAAAP encoded by the coding sequence ATGCTGCCAATGCATCAGACGCCTGACACATTGGACGAATTAGCGGCATCATCGACAGGTGGTGCGGCATACGGGACTGAGGCGCAACCAGCCGCGGCGCTCACTGTCCTCAATGTCGCCTACCCTCTCGCACCCGTCGGACCCGATGCTGTCGGCGGTGCCGAACAGGTTCTGTCGATGCTCGATCGGGAGCTGGTTCGCGCCGGCCACCGCTCTATCGTCATTGGCTGCCGCGGCTCCAGCGCGAGCGGTACCCTTGTGGAAATACCGGCTGAAAACGGCGTGCTCGACGAGGCGGCGAAGAGCCGCGCGCAGCAGGCTCATCGCAAAGCGATCGCCGCTGCCCGCGCCCGATGGCCGATCGATGTGGTTCATCTGCACGGCATCGATTTTCATGCCTATCTGCCCGACGATGGTCCGACCCTGGTGAGCCTCCACCTGCCCTTGGACTGGTATCCGGCCGAGGCTCTGCGACCGACGCGCGACGACCTGTGGCTCCATGCGGTCTCGCCCACCCAGCAGCAAACGGCGCCACCAGGGGCCAGACTGGTGGCGCCGATTCCCAACGGCGTTGACATCGAAGCACTGAGCCTGGTGCAGCCGAAGCGAGACTTTGCCCTGGTTCTCAGCCGGGTCTGCCCGGAAAAGGGCATTCACCTGGCCCTGGACGCGGCCAAACAGGCGGGCGTGCCCCTGGTCATCGGCGGCAAGGTCTATCCTTACGAAACACATACGCGCTACTTTCGCGACGAGGTCCAATCCCGTCTTGATGCTCGCCGCCGCTTCCTGGGCCCGCTCGGTTTTAACGCCAAGAGGCGCTTTCTCAACGCAGCCCGCTGTCTGGTCATTCCAAGCCTCGCCGCCGAGACAAGCTCGCTTGTCGCCATGGAGGCCCTCGCCTGCGGTACCCCGGTGGTCGCATTCCCGAATGGTGCGCTTGCGGATGTCATCGAGCACGGCAGGACGGGCTTTCTCGTCAACACAGTCGACGAGATGGCCCAAGCCATTCTTGCGGCGCCCAGCCTGGACGCCGAGGCGTGCCGGGTTGAAGCGCGACGGCGGTTTTCGCTGGAACGGATGATCTCGTCGTATATGGCTGCCTATCAGGCCCTGGCACAACTTGGCACCGATTGCAGGCGCTTCGCTGCGGCACCGTGA
- a CDS encoding glycosyltransferase → MQMVIFGLTVTSSWGNGHATLWRGLIRALGRLGWSITFFERDTPYYAGTRDLDRLDGGNVVIYPDWEDIRRVAERAMKQADVVVVTSYCADAVEASRLAQQTGRGLRVFYDLDTPVTLARIEQGERPPYFGPEGLADFDLVLSYTGGSAIEALKSVLGARHVVPLYGHVDPDQHRPAEKRAEFAGDLSYLGTYAADRQAGVEKLLVRPAARLPDHRFIIGGAQYPQEFPWSDNIFFVRHLPPADHPAFFSSSRLTLNVTREAMAQKGWCPSGRLFEAAACGAAIVTDAWPGLAEFFEPGREILLAHDTDDVVAALRLPERELDGIRRRARDRVLGEHTSARRAAELDRILNEAFQRSPGEPMREAV, encoded by the coding sequence ATGCAGATGGTCATTTTCGGTCTCACCGTTACATCATCATGGGGCAACGGCCATGCCACGCTCTGGCGCGGACTGATCCGCGCCCTGGGTCGGCTGGGATGGTCCATCACCTTCTTCGAACGCGATACCCCCTACTATGCCGGGACGCGTGATCTCGATCGGCTCGATGGCGGCAACGTCGTCATTTATCCGGACTGGGAAGACATCCGTCGCGTTGCGGAGCGGGCAATGAAGCAAGCGGATGTCGTCGTCGTTACCTCCTACTGTGCCGACGCCGTGGAGGCCTCACGGCTGGCGCAGCAGACAGGTCGCGGATTGCGTGTCTTCTACGATCTCGACACTCCGGTCACGCTTGCCCGCATCGAGCAAGGCGAGCGTCCGCCCTATTTCGGACCTGAGGGTCTTGCGGATTTCGACCTCGTTTTGAGTTACACCGGCGGCTCTGCGATCGAGGCGCTTAAGTCGGTTTTAGGCGCGCGTCACGTGGTACCTCTCTATGGGCATGTCGATCCCGACCAACACCGGCCGGCAGAGAAGCGGGCCGAATTCGCCGGTGATCTGTCCTATCTCGGAACTTACGCGGCGGATCGCCAGGCCGGCGTCGAAAAGCTGCTGGTCCGCCCGGCCGCGCGCCTGCCTGACCACCGCTTCATCATTGGCGGCGCGCAATATCCGCAGGAATTCCCATGGAGCGACAACATCTTCTTTGTCAGGCATCTTCCGCCAGCCGACCATCCGGCTTTCTTCTCATCATCTCGCCTGACACTGAACGTCACCCGAGAGGCGATGGCGCAAAAGGGCTGGTGCCCGTCGGGACGGCTCTTCGAAGCGGCCGCGTGTGGGGCTGCCATCGTCACCGATGCATGGCCGGGCCTGGCCGAATTTTTCGAACCCGGCCGCGAAATCTTGTTGGCGCATGACACCGATGATGTGGTCGCCGCATTGCGATTGCCGGAGCGCGAGCTCGACGGCATTCGAAGGCGTGCCCGCGACCGGGTCTTGGGCGAACACACTTCCGCACGGCGCGCGGCGGAACTGGATCGCATCCTGAACGAGGCCTTTCAAAGATCTCCCGGCGAACCGATGAGGGAAGCGGTCTGA
- a CDS encoding histidine phosphatase family protein has translation MTTTFFLIRHAAHDNVGSYLAGRMDGVCLGEAGKAQAAHLGGRMAREPIEAILCSPRERTQETAVPIALACGVGEIAICAELDEIDFGDWSGKTFDELNGDAGWRAWNDQRQEARTPSGETMLDVQERIVALMNAVRERHPNQCVALVSHADVIKAAVCKVLGLPVGDCFRFDIDPASITTIVSGDWGSKLLRMNEAA, from the coding sequence ATGACGACAACGTTCTTTTTGATCCGTCATGCAGCGCACGACAATGTCGGCTCCTATCTTGCAGGACGGATGGACGGCGTTTGCCTTGGCGAGGCTGGGAAGGCGCAGGCCGCGCATCTTGGTGGCCGCATGGCCCGGGAGCCGATTGAAGCCATCTTGTGCAGCCCGCGTGAGCGTACGCAAGAGACGGCCGTGCCGATCGCGCTTGCCTGCGGCGTCGGCGAAATCGCGATCTGCGCCGAACTCGACGAGATCGATTTCGGCGATTGGTCGGGAAAGACTTTCGACGAGTTGAATGGCGATGCCGGCTGGCGGGCGTGGAACGACCAGCGGCAGGAGGCCAGGACACCGAGCGGCGAGACCATGCTGGATGTCCAGGAGCGGATCGTCGCACTGATGAACGCAGTGCGCGAGCGGCATCCGAACCAGTGTGTCGCCCTGGTCAGCCACGCCGACGTCATCAAGGCCGCCGTCTGCAAGGTGCTTGGCTTGCCGGTCGGCGACTGCTTCCGCTTCGACATCGATCCAGCCTCGATCACGACGATCGTGTCGGGTGACTGGGGCTCCAAGCTCCTGCGAATGAACGAAGCTGCCTGA
- a CDS encoding sugar phosphate nucleotidyltransferase, which yields MLGIVPAAGRGSRIQPLGFSKELLPVGSRIDGQTERPCAVSEYLVRRMVQAGVDKICFIIGSGKSDILEYYAAGYGDAAALFVVQPNPVGLCDAIFRAAPLVAPDEVVLVGLPDTIWFPEDGFRHLPDDQLSFLLFPVDQPEFFDAVVTDVHERVIEIQVKRQDATTNWVWGAFKMPGHILHQLAALWRERERSDEYIGTLVNAYIAAGGTAFGVRAGSDYVDVGTFNGYRTALRLLENDASSAQRRPTMIMPGAQSHVPVVPGEGA from the coding sequence ATGTTGGGCATCGTACCCGCTGCCGGGCGCGGCAGCCGCATTCAGCCGCTCGGCTTCTCGAAAGAGCTGCTGCCGGTCGGTAGCCGGATCGATGGACAGACCGAGCGTCCATGCGCCGTGAGCGAGTATCTGGTACGGCGCATGGTGCAGGCCGGCGTCGACAAGATTTGCTTCATCATCGGATCGGGCAAATCCGACATCCTTGAATACTACGCCGCCGGCTACGGTGACGCGGCGGCTCTCTTCGTGGTGCAGCCGAACCCCGTCGGTCTGTGCGATGCGATCTTCCGGGCGGCGCCCCTCGTCGCGCCCGACGAGGTCGTCCTGGTCGGCCTTCCCGATACGATCTGGTTTCCCGAGGACGGTTTCCGCCATTTGCCCGACGATCAGCTCTCATTTCTGCTTTTCCCGGTGGATCAGCCGGAATTCTTCGACGCCGTCGTCACCGACGTCCACGAGCGCGTGATCGAAATCCAGGTCAAACGACAGGATGCCACCACGAACTGGGTTTGGGGTGCGTTCAAGATGCCGGGCCATATCCTGCATCAGCTTGCGGCACTCTGGCGTGAGCGCGAGCGCAGTGACGAATATATCGGCACATTGGTCAACGCCTATATTGCGGCCGGCGGTACAGCTTTTGGTGTCAGGGCTGGGTCGGACTATGTCGATGTCGGCACTTTCAACGGCTATCGAACAGCTCTGCGGTTGCTTGAAAACGACGCCTCATCCGCGCAGCGCCGGCCCACCATGATCATGCCCGGCGCGCAGTCGCATGTACCCGTCGTTCCTGGCGAAGGAGCCTGA
- a CDS encoding class I SAM-dependent methyltransferase, giving the protein MRASSTSCAARKPTNMAGAPSTGGRCGGSGRGVDVMSVHAQRRTSVRRAVEGCVADGACAEAVLVRLALHLPPTIEAAELAEVVLKVRPANTGDAERLRKVAGLLRHKPGVLATLRATGGAVRHERGNGETDIAVVRRLASSFDAAAAISTAASVQLGSLGDDERLTAMTDEIVEWLEAREFTGIQRDILDIGCGIGRFERALFNSFKRMVGIDISSRMISIASEQCAALGNVELRQTSGLDLADFDDDSFDCVLAVDSFPYLVLAGMAERLFDEIARVLKRPGRLALLNYSYRGSLSLDRADIGRLAQAHQLRVIIDGEKPFRSWDGDAFLLAG; this is encoded by the coding sequence ATGCGCGCGAGTTCGACTTCCTGCGCGGCCAGGAAGCCTACAAATATGGCTGGGGCGCCGTCGACAGGTGGACGATGCGGAGGATCTGGACGCGGAGTTGATGTCATGAGTGTGCACGCGCAGCGCCGGACATCGGTCAGACGGGCGGTCGAAGGTTGTGTGGCCGATGGTGCCTGCGCCGAAGCTGTTCTCGTCAGGCTGGCGCTTCACCTGCCGCCCACAATTGAAGCGGCGGAATTGGCGGAGGTCGTGCTGAAAGTCCGTCCGGCGAATACCGGCGATGCTGAAAGACTGCGAAAGGTCGCTGGACTGCTGCGCCACAAACCGGGCGTCCTTGCCACTTTGCGAGCGACAGGCGGCGCCGTTCGGCATGAACGCGGTAACGGCGAGACGGATATCGCCGTGGTCAGGAGGCTGGCCTCGAGTTTTGATGCCGCGGCAGCAATTTCGACCGCGGCAAGTGTCCAGTTAGGATCCCTTGGCGATGACGAGCGGCTGACAGCCATGACCGACGAAATCGTTGAATGGCTCGAGGCGCGAGAATTCACCGGAATTCAACGAGACATTCTCGACATCGGTTGCGGCATCGGACGTTTCGAGCGCGCGCTGTTCAATTCCTTCAAGCGGATGGTCGGCATCGACATATCTTCGCGGATGATCTCTATCGCCTCCGAGCAATGCGCAGCGCTCGGCAATGTCGAACTGCGCCAAACCTCCGGTCTCGATCTGGCCGACTTCGACGACGACAGTTTCGATTGCGTGTTGGCGGTCGACAGCTTTCCCTACCTGGTCCTGGCCGGCATGGCTGAGCGGCTTTTCGATGAAATTGCGCGCGTTCTCAAACGGCCGGGCCGGCTCGCATTGCTGAACTATTCTTATCGCGGATCGCTTTCTTTGGACCGGGCCGACATCGGCCGTCTTGCGCAAGCTCACCAATTGCGGGTCATCATCGACGGCGAGAAGCCGTTTCGGTCATGGGATGGCGACGCCTTCCTGCTTGCTGGGTGA